The following proteins are co-located in the Acidicapsa acidisoli genome:
- a CDS encoding type II toxin-antitoxin system VapC family toxin: MSCYFLDSTAFMKLFVQEAGTDAIIRLMEATEDNRKLISAGTPLEVYAALKRRERTGGIAPQDSEAARSILRVEAARMVQQPLNPAVLEAARQILDRHELRSAEALQLGAAVVAREMFQGMEIIFVSSDERLLDAAKGERFETLNPVGSPVG, encoded by the coding sequence GTGAGTTGCTATTTTCTTGATTCCACAGCTTTTATGAAGCTGTTCGTGCAGGAAGCCGGGACAGACGCGATCATTCGCCTGATGGAGGCTACTGAAGACAACCGGAAACTGATCTCGGCTGGCACCCCGCTCGAGGTGTATGCAGCCCTGAAGCGGCGCGAGCGCACGGGTGGCATCGCACCCCAGGATAGTGAGGCTGCGCGCAGCATTCTGCGTGTGGAAGCGGCCCGAATGGTGCAGCAGCCGCTCAACCCCGCAGTCTTGGAAGCCGCGCGGCAGATCCTGGATCGTCATGAGCTGCGATCCGCAGAGGCGTTGCAGCTGGGCGCGGCCGTCGTGGCGCGGGAGATGTTTCAGGGGATGGAAATCATCTTTGTAAGCTCAGATGAACGTCTCCTGGATGCCGCCAAAGGAGAGCGCTTCGAAACCCTCAACCCGGTCGGCAGTCCCGTCGGATAA
- a CDS encoding tetratricopeptide repeat protein has translation MRKLSELAKAIRPLSTRAVLPCLLFCAALIFGIKAIHGAGTAGADDPPRDEASVRKAYADKMRPLYAFPFAKDRIALPGNAAVEGGDFLEPTAFPDAKYCGHCHQEAYHQWRQSLHANSFRTPFYRTSVNILMRTKGIEFARHCDSCHNPVGILAGALNKTYPFDRSFDRDGLTCMTCHSIQSVQTKLGNGSFVMGVPAVLVDEKGNRIPGIAPDAEILAHLDRHSKAVMQDFLHKPEFCAACHKANLPPMLNDYKWIRAFTAYDEWQGSKFSQQNPLTFYSADYTPCQGCHMKREAITLPDYGAKQGTLMSHRWPAGNTAVPFYYGFDEQLQKTVDFLESGNYLNVDIFALKSVSDNTMAAPLGSVPVSIKPDELVEAYVVVQNKNIGHSLIPEVRDLYEAWVKFTVKDASGAMVYESGFLKLDGLIDPSAHSFTNRPVDVLGDFVDNHKVWTIHSVAYDNTVQAGRSALVRYQFRIPKDLTGPITITAAVDYRHLRQSYLNNVLGKDHPAYPVIELASRSRTFNIGDNPTSSPLPTDNQDWMRWNNVGIGYLDEQQYEEAMKAFEQVIHLHPDYKDGYINKAIVYIEWEKYDEARAPLETALKLHPDDARALYYLALVERRQRHSEAEVADLEKVVAQYPYSRDARRELGISYYQQHRSDDAMQQFKALQQIDPDDLAAHYNLAVLYRRVGMKKQATDEAAQYTMKRIDPGAPTYSLEFLRMHPEMNRESSPWHVHMDRPQPAVAGQP, from the coding sequence ATGCGCAAACTCTCTGAATTAGCGAAGGCGATAAGGCCACTCTCGACACGCGCCGTTCTCCCTTGCCTGCTATTCTGTGCGGCGCTGATTTTCGGCATTAAGGCGATTCACGGCGCGGGCACAGCGGGCGCAGACGATCCACCCCGCGATGAAGCTAGCGTTCGCAAAGCCTACGCGGACAAGATGCGACCGCTATACGCGTTTCCATTCGCCAAGGACAGGATCGCATTGCCGGGAAATGCCGCCGTGGAGGGCGGCGATTTTCTTGAACCAACAGCTTTTCCGGATGCCAAATACTGTGGCCACTGCCATCAGGAGGCGTACCACCAGTGGCGTCAGTCGCTGCATGCCAATTCATTCCGGACGCCGTTCTATCGCACCAGTGTGAACATACTCATGCGCACCAAGGGCATTGAGTTTGCGCGTCACTGCGATAGCTGCCACAATCCGGTCGGAATTCTCGCTGGCGCACTGAATAAGACCTACCCGTTCGACAGGTCTTTTGATCGCGACGGGCTTACCTGCATGACCTGCCACTCGATCCAGAGCGTACAAACCAAGCTCGGCAACGGTAGCTTCGTGATGGGCGTGCCCGCCGTGCTGGTGGATGAGAAGGGAAACCGTATCCCCGGGATTGCTCCGGACGCCGAGATACTTGCGCACCTTGACCGTCACAGCAAGGCTGTGATGCAGGATTTCCTTCACAAGCCTGAGTTCTGCGCCGCATGCCACAAGGCAAACCTGCCGCCAATGCTCAATGACTATAAGTGGATTCGCGCATTTACCGCTTATGACGAATGGCAGGGATCAAAATTCTCGCAACAGAATCCACTTACTTTTTACAGCGCAGACTACACGCCCTGTCAGGGCTGCCATATGAAACGCGAAGCGATCACGCTACCGGACTACGGAGCAAAGCAGGGAACACTGATGTCGCATCGCTGGCCTGCGGGCAACACGGCTGTGCCGTTCTACTACGGCTTCGACGAGCAACTGCAAAAGACGGTCGACTTTCTGGAGAGCGGCAACTATCTCAATGTCGATATCTTTGCGTTGAAGTCAGTATCCGACAACACGATGGCTGCTCCGCTTGGTTCGGTTCCGGTTTCTATCAAGCCGGATGAACTTGTGGAAGCCTATGTCGTCGTGCAGAACAAGAACATAGGCCACTCGCTGATTCCAGAGGTGCGCGATCTTTATGAAGCCTGGGTCAAGTTCACAGTGAAGGATGCATCCGGCGCGATGGTCTATGAGAGCGGTTTCCTCAAGCTCGATGGGTTGATCGATCCAAGCGCGCACAGCTTTACCAATCGGCCAGTCGACGTGCTGGGAGATTTTGTCGATAACCACAAGGTCTGGACGATTCATTCCGTGGCTTATGACAACACTGTGCAAGCGGGACGCTCCGCGCTTGTCCGGTATCAGTTCCGCATCCCGAAAGATTTGACAGGTCCAATAACGATCACTGCAGCCGTTGACTACCGGCATCTTCGCCAAAGTTACTTGAACAACGTATTGGGTAAAGACCATCCTGCTTATCCGGTAATCGAGCTTGCGTCGCGAAGCCGTACTTTCAATATCGGCGACAATCCAACATCGTCCCCATTACCGACAGATAATCAGGATTGGATGCGCTGGAACAATGTCGGCATCGGCTATCTCGACGAACAGCAGTACGAAGAAGCCATGAAGGCGTTCGAGCAGGTGATTCACCTGCACCCCGATTACAAGGATGGGTACATCAACAAAGCCATCGTGTATATCGAATGGGAAAAATATGATGAAGCGCGAGCACCGCTGGAGACGGCCTTGAAACTGCACCCGGACGATGCACGGGCTCTCTATTACCTTGCGTTGGTCGAGCGGCGGCAGAGGCACTCAGAGGCCGAAGTTGCCGATCTCGAAAAGGTCGTTGCGCAATATCCCTATTCCCGCGATGCGCGGCGGGAACTCGGCATATCCTACTATCAACAGCATCGCAGCGACGATGCGATGCAGCAGTTCAAGGCGTTGCAGCAAATCGATCCGGACGATCTGGCGGCTCACTACAATCTCGCTGTCCTGTATCGCCGCGTGGGCATGAAGAAGCAAGCCACGGACGAAGCGGCGCAGTATACGATGAAGCGAATCGACCCTGGCGCGCCAACTTACTCGCTTGAGTTTCTTCGGATGCATCCGGAGATGAATAGAGAAAGCTCTCCGTGGCACGTACACATGGACAGGCCGCAACCTGCTGTCGCCGGGCAACCCTGA
- a CDS encoding GRP family sugar transporter encodes MSEASATRTPSAVNIGSRHGLGVLCGLAAGVWLGAAEAPTKLVNSGLSPFAISLCMVAGVFTARWTVPTLLKGSRYVFADLAAKKHLLITAILAGMLWAVANTLTVFAIRDVGLTIAFPLWNTNSLVGLMWGRLLFGELKGASAKNIAKVVLGALAIVAAAVMLGFSTIHGDVASGVHAGRAVSGILAALGASLLWGTMYIPYRKAYISGMNPLSFVTAFTIGELGTMFALVLALDGGTKAAVFHSPEAKHMLFWLFLGGFVWVIGDLFQQFATKYLGIGRGIPLSNTNQIWGVAWGALVFGELAHADLTHKLLVISGSIVMILGALAVSTAVATSREHTSTNDSLVRECSRYNLDYHSVFEAYAGVENKDREQKRGWWDYAIVAVAVGAFIYLGVNARVPSLAIDFPWLCILSGVLVVTAAVGGWGLWKATRFS; translated from the coding sequence ATGAGTGAAGCTTCAGCTACGCGCACACCCTCCGCCGTAAATATTGGCTCAAGGCACGGCCTGGGCGTACTCTGCGGGCTCGCCGCCGGGGTTTGGCTTGGGGCCGCCGAAGCGCCGACCAAACTGGTTAACTCCGGCCTGTCTCCATTCGCAATTTCGCTGTGCATGGTAGCTGGGGTCTTTACTGCGCGCTGGACGGTTCCGACACTGCTCAAAGGCTCCCGCTATGTCTTTGCGGATCTTGCCGCGAAGAAGCATCTGCTCATCACCGCGATCCTGGCCGGTATGCTCTGGGCGGTTGCGAATACGCTGACTGTTTTTGCCATTCGCGATGTCGGCCTGACCATTGCCTTTCCGCTGTGGAACACCAACTCCCTCGTCGGCCTCATGTGGGGACGGCTGCTCTTCGGCGAATTGAAGGGAGCGAGCGCCAAAAACATTGCCAAAGTCGTGCTTGGCGCATTGGCAATCGTCGCGGCAGCGGTCATGCTCGGCTTCAGCACCATTCATGGCGATGTTGCGAGCGGCGTACACGCGGGTCGCGCGGTGAGCGGTATTCTGGCCGCACTGGGAGCGAGCCTGCTGTGGGGCACGATGTACATCCCGTACCGCAAGGCCTACATCAGCGGCATGAATCCGCTTTCGTTCGTAACCGCCTTCACCATCGGGGAGCTGGGCACCATGTTCGCCCTGGTGCTGGCGCTCGACGGCGGAACAAAGGCCGCGGTCTTTCACTCGCCGGAGGCAAAACACATGCTCTTCTGGCTCTTTCTGGGCGGCTTTGTGTGGGTCATCGGCGATCTCTTTCAACAGTTTGCAACCAAGTATCTCGGCATTGGCAGAGGCATTCCTCTCTCCAACACCAACCAGATCTGGGGAGTCGCCTGGGGCGCGCTGGTCTTCGGAGAACTCGCTCATGCCGATCTCACTCACAAGCTGCTGGTTATCTCCGGATCCATTGTCATGATCCTGGGAGCACTGGCGGTCAGCACTGCCGTCGCGACTTCACGCGAGCACACCTCGACCAATGATTCACTGGTGCGCGAATGTTCCCGCTACAATCTCGATTACCACTCCGTATTTGAGGCTTACGCCGGTGTTGAGAACAAAGACAGAGAGCAGAAACGCGGCTGGTGGGACTACGCAATTGTCGCGGTCGCCGTTGGAGCATTTATTTACCTAGGAGTGAATGCGAGAGTGCCGTCGCTGGCCATCGACTTCCCCTGGCTTTGCATCCTGTCCGGGGTTCTGGTCGTGACTGCAGCGGTGGGCGGCTGGGGACTTTGGAAGGCGACCCGATTCTCCTGA
- a CDS encoding alpha-mannosidase: protein MNASASALRVPVFRNRLGTAIVTAMFTFAFLLLLAIPSGAQNVALRDKIVAALPPEAQNVMTRLSSLSELPDGAWKMHSGDMAHGETISLDESNWQPIAKEAKAPNDAVWFRQTITVPPTLNGYDLTGARIWFQFHANANGPMPQILYFNGRRVALGDDLEPIVLLDEAKPGDKIVVAVKLLHTVDQKIFRGATMRIEFPASRPNPAALRTEFMSAALLVPSLAPGDASKEATLTDAIEAVDLKALDAHDQAKFDASLKASQAKLEALRPLLQSATFYLTGNSHIDAAWLWPWTETVDVVKRTFGTALQLMYEYPNYTYTQSAAAYNEWMAQKYPDLNDQIKQRIKEGRWEVVGGMWVEPDLNMPDGESLVRQLLVGKRWYKQNYGVDVRIGWNPDSFGYTWQLPQIYKKSGVDYFVTQKMTWNDTNQLPFKLFWWESPDGSKVLAYFPHDYANDNLNPVRLADDLATARTRSTGMTDMMDLYGVGDHGGGPTRAILDEGEAWTPGSTVPQAEAEPVMPKLQWGIAQNYFSSVEKQVAPESQTWDYSSIAKGYTAPAAVEGKVSIPTWKSELYFEYHRGVMTTQANHKRNMREASEEVLNAEKWSSLAWLDGKAYPGAELTEDWKKVLFNQFHDLAAGSGIGVIYKDAQKDYDVVRWSTNEIDSSALETVAARINTTAGEKSSAEPAIVVFNPLGWERSGEVKATVQVATPFRELRIAENGAKNESLVAPTIVSRTPGSGQMEISFHAEGIPAMGYKVFHVVPVDRSEAATPVPPYTPKQETGGKELVLQNERDGLSVHVSTDTGCITSLRDEKTKYEWLASGACGNELQAFKDTPKDYDAWNIDPGTLDAAPTLINKADSVVMVGDQLHHGVRVTRTWQSSKFVQTIWLEPGTDYVDIDNEIDWHESHVLLKAAFPLAASSDHATYEIPYGSIDRTTLRTNSWEKAQFEVPAQQWADLGDGQHGLSVINESKFGYDAVGNVLRLTLLRSPKWPDPDADMGHHHFHYAIYPHAGTWQQAMTVRHGFEYNYPLTAVVTTAHSGELPAAHSFASVSPDNIVLTAMKKAEDTNSLIFRAYEWAGKAATVEFHVPPGATGATVTNMMETPEGDALSVSGDTVKAPIKPFEILTVRVDYPGK from the coding sequence GTGAATGCTTCCGCTTCCGCCCTTCGTGTGCCTGTGTTCCGGAACAGGCTTGGTACCGCCATCGTGACTGCGATGTTTACATTTGCCTTTCTGCTGCTTCTGGCTATTCCATCCGGCGCGCAGAACGTTGCGTTGAGAGACAAGATTGTGGCTGCTCTGCCGCCCGAGGCGCAGAACGTGATGACGCGCTTGTCGAGCCTGAGCGAATTGCCGGATGGGGCGTGGAAGATGCACTCCGGCGACATGGCTCACGGCGAGACGATAAGCCTCGATGAGAGCAACTGGCAGCCGATTGCCAAAGAAGCCAAGGCTCCCAACGACGCGGTGTGGTTTCGGCAGACGATCACTGTGCCGCCCACGTTGAACGGATACGACCTGACGGGCGCGCGGATCTGGTTCCAGTTCCATGCCAACGCCAATGGGCCAATGCCGCAGATTCTCTACTTCAACGGGCGGCGCGTGGCTCTGGGCGACGACCTCGAACCGATTGTGCTGCTGGATGAAGCAAAGCCCGGCGACAAAATCGTGGTCGCGGTAAAGCTGCTGCATACGGTCGACCAGAAAATCTTTCGCGGCGCGACGATGCGCATCGAGTTCCCTGCTTCCCGGCCCAATCCAGCGGCGTTGCGGACCGAGTTCATGAGCGCTGCGCTGCTCGTTCCAAGCCTCGCGCCCGGCGACGCTTCGAAGGAAGCGACGCTGACCGACGCCATTGAGGCGGTCGATCTGAAAGCGCTCGACGCACACGACCAGGCCAAATTCGATGCTTCGCTCAAAGCATCGCAGGCTAAGCTCGAAGCGCTTCGTCCGCTGCTGCAGTCGGCAACCTTCTATCTGACAGGCAATTCGCACATCGATGCCGCGTGGCTCTGGCCGTGGACCGAGACGGTCGACGTGGTCAAGCGCACCTTTGGAACCGCCCTGCAATTGATGTACGAGTACCCCAACTACACCTACACCCAGTCGGCGGCGGCTTATAACGAGTGGATGGCGCAGAAGTATCCCGATCTGAACGACCAGATCAAGCAGCGGATCAAGGAAGGCCGCTGGGAAGTGGTCGGCGGCATGTGGGTGGAACCAGACCTGAATATGCCGGATGGCGAGTCGCTGGTGCGCCAGTTGCTGGTGGGCAAGCGCTGGTACAAGCAAAACTACGGCGTCGACGTTCGGATTGGCTGGAATCCCGACTCCTTTGGATACACATGGCAGTTGCCGCAGATCTACAAGAAGAGCGGCGTCGACTACTTCGTGACCCAGAAGATGACCTGGAACGACACCAATCAGCTTCCCTTCAAGCTCTTCTGGTGGGAATCGCCCGATGGCTCCAAGGTCCTGGCATATTTCCCGCATGACTACGCCAATGACAACCTGAACCCCGTGCGGCTGGCCGATGACCTCGCGACCGCGCGAACCCGATCCACCGGCATGACCGACATGATGGACCTCTACGGCGTCGGCGACCACGGCGGCGGCCCCACGCGAGCCATCCTCGACGAAGGCGAAGCGTGGACGCCCGGCAGCACCGTGCCGCAGGCTGAAGCCGAGCCTGTGATGCCGAAGCTCCAGTGGGGAATTGCACAGAATTACTTCTCGTCGGTGGAAAAGCAGGTCGCTCCCGAGAGCCAGACATGGGACTACTCGTCGATCGCCAAGGGATATACGGCTCCTGCGGCAGTCGAAGGCAAAGTTTCCATCCCCACCTGGAAGAGCGAGCTTTACTTCGAATATCACCGCGGCGTGATGACCACGCAGGCCAATCACAAGCGCAATATGCGCGAAGCCTCCGAGGAAGTGCTCAATGCCGAGAAGTGGTCCTCGCTGGCCTGGCTCGACGGCAAAGCATATCCTGGCGCGGAGCTCACCGAAGACTGGAAAAAAGTCCTCTTCAACCAGTTCCACGACCTCGCGGCAGGCTCCGGCATCGGCGTCATCTACAAGGACGCGCAGAAGGATTACGACGTCGTACGCTGGTCCACGAATGAGATCGACTCGAGCGCGCTGGAGACAGTCGCCGCCAGAATCAATACAACTGCGGGAGAGAAATCCTCCGCCGAGCCTGCGATTGTCGTCTTCAACCCTCTCGGCTGGGAACGCTCTGGTGAGGTAAAGGCAACGGTCCAGGTCGCAACTCCCTTCCGCGAACTTCGGATTGCCGAGAACGGAGCGAAAAATGAATCGCTAGTTGCTCCGACCATCGTTTCCCGGACGCCCGGCTCAGGGCAAATGGAGATCAGCTTCCACGCGGAAGGAATTCCAGCGATGGGGTACAAGGTCTTTCATGTTGTCCCGGTCGACCGCAGCGAGGCGGCGACGCCAGTACCACCCTACACGCCGAAACAGGAGACAGGCGGCAAAGAGCTTGTCCTGCAAAACGAGCGGGACGGCCTCTCGGTGCATGTGAGCACGGACACCGGCTGCATCACCAGCCTGCGTGACGAAAAGACAAAGTATGAATGGCTCGCATCTGGAGCGTGCGGCAATGAACTGCAGGCCTTCAAGGACACGCCCAAGGATTATGACGCCTGGAATATCGATCCGGGAACGCTCGATGCCGCTCCCACTTTGATCAACAAAGCGGACTCCGTGGTGATGGTCGGCGATCAGTTGCATCACGGAGTTCGCGTGACGCGAACCTGGCAAAGCTCGAAGTTCGTCCAGACAATCTGGCTTGAGCCTGGCACGGACTACGTCGACATCGACAACGAGATCGACTGGCATGAGTCGCATGTTCTGCTGAAGGCTGCGTTTCCCCTGGCTGCCTCAAGCGATCACGCAACCTATGAAATCCCCTACGGATCGATCGACCGCACGACTCTGCGAACCAATAGCTGGGAGAAAGCGCAGTTTGAGGTCCCGGCGCAGCAGTGGGCAGACCTCGGCGACGGCCAACACGGCCTGAGCGTCATCAACGAGAGCAAATTTGGCTACGACGCCGTAGGCAACGTACTACGCCTTACCCTGCTTCGCTCCCCCAAATGGCCTGATCCGGATGCAGACATGGGCCACCATCATTTCCACTACGCGATCTATCCCCACGCCGGAACCTGGCAGCAGGCGATGACCGTCCGTCATGGTTTCGAATACAACTATCCGCTGACGGCCGTCGTAACCACTGCTCATTCCGGCGAGCTGCCGGCTGCGCACTCCTTTGCTTCCGTATCCCCGGACAACATCGTCCTCACCGCCATGAAAAAGGCGGAAGACACCAACTCGCTCATCTTCCGCGCCTACGAATGGGCGGGCAAAGCCGCCACAGTCGAATTCCACGTGCCGCCGGGCGCGACCGGAGCAACCGTCACCAACATGATGGAGACTCCGGAGGGAGATGCACTTTCGGTTTCCGGCGATACCGTCAAGGCTCCGATCAAGCCGTTTGAAATTCTGACGGTTCGAGTGGACTACCCAGGGAAATAG
- a CDS encoding LacI family DNA-binding transcriptional regulator: MTDRPAAKKKTSDDLTERMDIRTIARMANVSIATVSRTINRVSTVNPKMAKRVWDVIEKLDFVPNTQARALVSGRSKLFGLLVSEITNPFFPELIQGFENIAVENGYEILVSSTNYDPTRMSHCIRRMLERKVEGVAIMTFGIEEPLLDQLAKRKVPLVFIDIGPDRPGVSVLKVDYHHGIRQAVQHLAALGHRHIAFVSGPMRLHSAQSRLAAFSKSMQECGISPDVSQIIEGDHTLEGGAVAMEKLLAQKELPTAVICSNDMTAIGVLHKLYRTGLRVPDDISVIGFDDIHIAEVMMPPLTTVQMSRIDIAKAAFAALRGHVETPEQFQGKREFKIPTDLIVRESTSFPRGTMTHLRKKS, translated from the coding sequence TTGACAGATCGTCCTGCGGCAAAAAAGAAAACTTCCGATGACTTGACCGAGCGCATGGATATCCGAACCATTGCGCGCATGGCCAACGTATCGATTGCCACCGTTTCGCGCACCATCAACCGGGTCAGCACGGTCAATCCCAAGATGGCCAAGCGTGTCTGGGACGTCATCGAGAAACTTGATTTCGTGCCCAACACCCAGGCTCGTGCGCTGGTTTCAGGTCGCAGCAAGCTCTTTGGGCTGCTGGTTTCGGAAATCACGAATCCCTTCTTTCCCGAGTTGATCCAGGGCTTCGAAAACATCGCGGTCGAAAACGGCTACGAAATCCTGGTCAGCTCCACGAATTACGATCCCACGCGGATGTCGCACTGCATCCGCCGCATGCTGGAGCGCAAGGTGGAAGGCGTCGCCATCATGACGTTTGGCATTGAGGAGCCGCTGCTCGACCAGTTGGCCAAACGAAAGGTTCCGCTGGTTTTCATCGACATCGGCCCGGATCGGCCCGGCGTCAGTGTCCTCAAAGTCGACTACCACCACGGCATCCGCCAGGCCGTGCAACATCTCGCCGCCCTCGGCCATCGTCACATCGCATTCGTTTCCGGACCGATGCGCCTGCATTCGGCGCAGTCCCGATTGGCAGCCTTTTCCAAGTCCATGCAGGAGTGCGGCATTTCGCCCGACGTGAGTCAGATCATCGAGGGCGACCACACGCTGGAAGGCGGCGCGGTTGCCATGGAGAAACTGCTCGCCCAGAAAGAGCTCCCAACCGCTGTCATCTGCTCCAACGATATGACAGCCATTGGCGTGCTGCACAAGCTTTACCGCACAGGCCTGCGCGTGCCCGACGATATTTCCGTGATTGGCTTCGACGACATTCACATCGCCGAAGTGATGATGCCTCCGCTGACCACGGTGCAGATGTCGCGCATTGACATCGCCAAGGCTGCTTTCGCCGCCCTGCGCGGTCACGTCGAAACGCCGGAACAGTTTCAGGGAAAACGCGAGTTCAAGATTCCAACCGATCTGATCGTCCGGGAATCTACGAGCTTTCCGCGCGGAACCATGACTCATCTGCGCAAGAAGTCCTGA
- a CDS encoding tetratricopeptide repeat protein, with translation MNSAMTLLLNRMRLTAYTGVLLLFACIALGSDSYAQEPSASLKQADADYRSGTAALARNDLKTALTNFQEVVRLAPSAEQGHSALGAVLVRLGRVGEGTRELEKALAMKPGDSSAQFNLALAYQQNGQPAKALPLFAKLESSARAEKRPLALSILIPYARALVAANQVQAAISKMKEAAALDPRSAELQDELGSLYAQREDWSDAEQAFSKALSANPDFAMAYMHRGLARKAEQQPGALDELAKAYQLAPENALVAVEYGQELANTGDDAQAIPVLEHAVKSDPHSTAAAYQLGLALQRVNRLDEAIALLQRASSSEPKNAEMLTNLGMALCQTQRAKDAVPILQRAVSLAPENPTAHQDLAAAFIQLNQFDDAVDQLRAALKISPNAAQLHYNLGLALKMEDDAAGAIPELEIAEKIDPSAPEPPYILGVLYMQVGRYAEAARELNVSLKLRPENGDGWATLGSVYSKLDQLSDAVTALREAIRQLPQQPDPHLTLAAVLARQNQPAEATEERRKAADLMRANMNRQRAEVATNSANSQLKSGNLEQAVAQFREALSFDADYTEAHAGLAKALEQEGKTAEATAERQKAEALAKDASIKR, from the coding sequence ATGAACTCCGCGATGACTTTGCTCCTGAACAGGATGCGGCTTACTGCATATACAGGCGTCCTGTTGCTGTTCGCTTGCATCGCGCTGGGGTCCGATAGCTACGCTCAGGAGCCATCCGCGAGCCTCAAACAGGCCGACGCAGACTATCGCTCGGGAACGGCGGCGCTTGCTCGGAACGATTTGAAAACAGCCTTGACGAATTTTCAGGAGGTCGTGCGACTCGCGCCCTCGGCTGAGCAGGGCCACAGCGCTTTGGGAGCTGTTCTCGTGCGCCTAGGCCGCGTCGGCGAGGGCACGCGGGAACTGGAAAAAGCGCTGGCGATGAAGCCCGGCGACAGCAGCGCGCAGTTCAATCTTGCCCTTGCCTATCAACAGAACGGGCAGCCTGCCAAGGCGCTTCCGCTCTTCGCCAAGCTGGAGTCCTCTGCCCGAGCGGAAAAGCGCCCGCTAGCTCTATCTATTCTCATTCCGTATGCGCGGGCGCTCGTGGCGGCGAATCAGGTGCAAGCTGCGATCTCCAAAATGAAAGAGGCCGCTGCGCTTGATCCGCGCAGCGCCGAATTGCAGGACGAGCTTGGTTCTCTTTATGCGCAGCGCGAGGATTGGTCCGACGCGGAACAGGCCTTTAGTAAGGCCCTTAGTGCAAATCCGGATTTTGCCATGGCGTACATGCATCGCGGACTTGCGCGCAAAGCAGAGCAGCAGCCCGGTGCCCTCGACGAGTTGGCCAAAGCCTATCAACTGGCCCCAGAGAACGCACTCGTCGCTGTCGAGTACGGGCAGGAGTTGGCCAATACTGGCGACGACGCGCAGGCCATTCCAGTGCTGGAGCACGCCGTCAAGAGCGATCCGCATTCCACTGCGGCTGCCTATCAACTGGGCCTGGCGCTGCAGCGCGTAAATCGATTGGATGAAGCTATTGCTCTTCTGCAACGGGCTTCCTCTTCGGAGCCGAAGAATGCTGAAATGCTGACGAATCTGGGTATGGCTCTCTGCCAGACGCAGCGTGCCAAAGATGCCGTTCCGATCCTGCAACGCGCGGTGTCGCTGGCTCCCGAGAATCCGACAGCTCATCAGGATCTCGCAGCGGCATTCATCCAGTTGAATCAGTTCGACGATGCGGTCGATCAGCTACGAGCAGCGTTAAAGATATCTCCGAATGCAGCACAGTTGCACTATAACCTCGGCCTCGCTCTGAAGATGGAAGATGACGCGGCCGGTGCAATCCCCGAATTGGAGATTGCCGAAAAGATTGACCCATCCGCGCCGGAGCCTCCGTATATTCTCGGCGTGTTGTACATGCAGGTGGGTCGCTACGCCGAGGCTGCACGGGAGCTGAATGTTTCGCTCAAGCTGCGTCCGGAGAATGGCGACGGATGGGCCACTCTGGGCAGCGTCTACAGCAAGCTGGACCAGTTGAGCGACGCAGTCACGGCGTTGCGCGAGGCGATCCGTCAACTGCCGCAACAGCCTGATCCGCATCTTACGCTGGCGGCGGTGTTAGCCAGGCAGAATCAGCCGGCGGAGGCCACAGAAGAGCGCCGGAAAGCCGCCGATCTGATGCGGGCCAACATGAACCGGCAACGCGCCGAGGTCGCGACAAATTCAGCAAACTCGCAACTGAAAAGCGGCAATCTGGAACAAGCCGTTGCGCAGTTTCGAGAGGCTCTCAGCTTCGATGCGGATTACACAGAGGCTCATGCGGGATTGGCCAAGGCATTGGAGCAGGAGGGCAAGACCGCGGAAGCAACTGCCGAGCGGCAAAAGGCCGAAGCGCTCGCAAAAGATGCTTCGATAAAGCGATAA